One Kryptolebias marmoratus isolate JLee-2015 linkage group LG21, ASM164957v2, whole genome shotgun sequence DNA segment encodes these proteins:
- the LOC108244009 gene encoding NLR family CARD domain-containing protein 3, whose product MGQSAVIFQPRFAHVSLLKSGSSDQLSALSDASRLEVQKMSVCVEEEEDGAKSPGSNCPSMKSDMSKGLPLEFSKEPGHSDTKRRRESSLSVEEQPSCCVLCQKVLKDPVSPSCGHRFCRQCVVSDQDQSASPGHICCPKCGQRPRSRAGLQTNNQSSFLQDAGLQEVLDEHKLNLRRIFECVTEGTDETGSRTLLNNVYIELYITEGESEEVDAQHEVRHLESVSKKSLHETPIRCQDIFKALPDQHGCIRVVLTNGVAGVGKTFSVQKFTLDWAEGSENQDVSVVVLLSFRELNLVRDEQHSLLTLLHVFHPTLQKLPAEKLAVCKLLFIFDGLDESRLSLDFTNSQPVSDVTQKSSVNVLLTNLIKGNLLPSALVWITSRPAAANQIPPLYIDRVTEIRGFPDAQKEEYFRRRFSDEELSSKIISHMKTSRSLHIMCGIPVFCWITATVLDHMLTSEQRGELPKTMTDMYSHFLLVQTNRKKNKYHEGSERSPQELTEADREVLLKLGSLAFKNLEEGNIMFYQEDLEQFGLDVTEASVYSGVCTEIFRRECVIFQKPVYCFVHLSVLEFLAAVYILNCYTNRNMEVMERFLGQYFIYPTLDVFLKRVMMKSLQSKNGHLDLFVRFLHGLSVESNQRLLTGLLGQTENSPETIQSIINNLKKMNGYNLSPDRYINIFHCLMEMNDLSVHREIQEFLKSENRSEEKLSDIHCSALAYMLQMSEEVLDELDLNKYNTTKEGRWRLMPAVRNCRKFRFLGCELSETHWEVVASALKSNPSHLTELHLSYNNLKELGMKHLCSGLESPKCRLEVLRLVCCSLSEISCASLVSALKCNPSHLAELDLSGNNLQIKHMRELCGFMGSPDCRLKTLRLEKCILSDISCASLASALKSNPSYLTELDLSYNKDLQDSGVKELCGFLKSPHCRLKTLRLSDCRLSKISCDSLTSALKSNPSHLTELDLRNNQLLDCHVKQLLDLVESPDYKLKTLRWKF is encoded by the exons ATGGGACAGTCTGCCGTGATTTTCCAGCCTCGCTTTGCTCATGTTTCCCTGCTGAAATCAGGCTCCTCCGATCAGCTTTCTGCTTTGAGTGACGCCAGCCGTTTGGAAGTCCAGAAGATGAGCGTTTgcgtggaggaagaggaggacggaGCGAAGTCTCCAGGATCCAACTGTCCGTCTATGAAGAGTGACATGTCCAAAGGATTACCTCTGGAGTTCAGCAAAGAACCTGGACACTCAGACACAAA AAGAAGGAGGGAAAGCAGTCTTTCTGTGGAGGAGCAGCCGtcctgctgtgttttgtgtcaGAAGGTCCTGAAGGATCCAGTCTCCCCCAGCTGTGGACATCGGTTCTGCAGACAGTGTGTCGTCTCAGACCAGGACCAGTCTGCTTCACCGGGACACATCTGCTGTCCAAAATGTGGACAAAGACCCAGATCCAGAGCTGgactacagacaaacaatcaGAGCAGCTTTCTACAAG ATGCTGGTCTGCAGGAAGTTTTAGATGAACATAAGCTCAATCTGAGGCGGATATTTGAGTGTGTGACTGAAGGAACGGATGAAACCGGAAGTAGAACCCTCCTTAACAACGTCTACATTGAGCTCTACATCACAGAGGGAGAAAGTGAAGAGGTTGATGCCCAGCATGAGGTCCGGCATCTCGAGTCAGTTTCCAAGAAGAGCCTCCATGAGACTCCAATCAGGTGTCAGGACATCTTTAAAGCCTTACCCGACCAACATGGATGCATCAGAGTGGTTCTGACCAACGGCGTCGCTGGTGTTGGTAAAACCTTCTCGGTGCAGAAGTTCACTCTGGACTGGGCCGAGGGCTCGGAGAACCAAGATGTCAGTGTGGTGGTTCTGCTGTCGTTCAGGGAGCTGAACTTGGTCAGAGATGAGCAGCACAGTCTTCTCACGCTGCTCCATGTTTTCCATCCAACATTACAGAAGCTGCCAGCAGAGAAGCTGGCTGTCTGTAAACTTCTCTTCATCTTTGACGGCCTGGATGAAAGCAGACTTTCACTGGATTTCACCAACAGTCAGCCGGTTTCTGACGTCACACAGAAGTCATCGGTCAACGTGCTGCTGACAAACCTCATCAAGGGGAACCTGCTTCCCTCGGCTCTGGTCTGGATAACCTCCCGACccgcagcagccaatcagatcccCCCTTTGTATATTGACAGGGTGACAGAAATACGCGGTTTCCCCGATGCTCAAAAGGAGGAGTACTTCAGGAGGAGGTTCAGTGATGAAGAGCTGTCCAGCAAAATCATCTCTCACATGAAGACCTCCAGGAGCCTCCACATCATGTGTGGAATCCCAGTCTTCTGCTGGATCACTGCTACAGTTCTGGACCACATGTTGACttcagagcagagaggagagctgCCCAAGACCATGACTGACATGTACTCACACTTCCTGCTGgttcagacaaacaggaagaagaacaaGTACCATGAAGGATCTGAGAGGAGTCCACAGGAGCTGACAGAGGCTGACAGGGAAGTTCTTCTGAAGCTGGGGAGCCTGGCGTTTAAGAATCTGGAGGAAGGAAACATCATGTTCTACCAGGAAGACCTGGAGCAATTTGGTCTTGATGTCACAGAGGCCTCAGTGTACTCAGGAGTTTGTACAGAAATCTTCAGAAGAGAGTGTGTGATCTTCCAGAAACCAGTTTACTGCTTTGTTCATCTGAGTGTTCTGGAGTTTCTGGCTGCTGTCTACATCCTGAACTGTTACACCAACAGGAACATGGAGGTGATGGAGAGGTTCCTGGGTCAATACTTCATATACCCAACTCTGGATGTCTTCCTGAAAAGAGTCATGATGAAATCCCTCCAAAGTAAAAATGGCCATCTGGACCTGTTTGTTCGCTTCCTTCATGGCCTCTCTGTGGAGTCCAACCAGAGACTCTTAACAGGCCTGCTGGGTCAGACAGAGAACAGTCCAGAAACCATCCAGAGCATCATCAACAACCTGAAGAAGATGAACGGTTATAATTTGTCTCCAGACAGATATATCAACATCTTCCACTGTCTGATGGAGATGAACGACCTCTCGGTTCATCGGGAGATCCAAGAGTTCCTGAAGTCCGAGAACAGATCAGAGGAGAAACTCTCAGACATCCACTGCTCAGCTCTGGCCTACATGCTGCAGATGTCAGAGGAGGTTCTGGATGAGTTGGACCTGAACAAGtacaacacaacaaaagaagGACGATGGAGACTGATGCCAGCTGTGAGGAACTGCAGAAAGTTCAG ATTTCTTGGTTGCGAACTGTCGGAGACTCACTGGGAAGTTGTAGCCTCCGCcctgaagtccaacccctcccatctgacagAACTGCACCTGAGTTACAACAATCTGAAAGAACTTGGAATGAAGCATCTGTGTTCTGGACTGGAGAGTCCAAAATGTAGGCTGGAGGTTCTGAG GTTGGTGTGCTGCAGcttgtcagagatcagctgtgcTTCTCTGGTCTCAGCTTTGAAATGCAACCCCTCCCATTTGGCAGAACTGGACCTGAGTGGGAACAacctgcaaataaaacacatgagggagctctgtggttttatgggGAGTCCAGATTGTAGACTGAAGACTCTGAG ATTGGAGAAGTGCATTTTGTCAGACATCAGCTGTGCTTCCCTAGCCTCAGCTCTGAAATCCAACCCATCCTacctgacagaactggacctgagtTACAACAAAGATCTGCAGGATTCTGGAGTGAAGGAGCTCTGTGGTTTTCTGAAGAGTCCACACTGTAGACTGaagactctgag ATTGTCAGACTGCAGGTTATCAAAGATCAGCTGTGATTCTCTGACCTCAGCTCTGaaatccaacccctcccatctgacagaactggacctgagaAACAACCAGCTGCTGGACTGCCATGTAAAGCAGCTGTTGGATCTTGTGGAGAGTCCAGACTACAAACTGAAGACTCTGAG ATGGAAGTTCTGA
- the LOC108243997 gene encoding B-cell receptor CD22 isoform X1, with the protein MCVKMMILSVLFISGTLAACPDHNKLFITAPETLEALSGSCLHIPCSFRAKNETDFDVRRRVVGVWIKNDPRFGSNPGNVVFNSTKPDNIYPMNITGNLSQKDCSTLFSDLNKNHTEKYFFRIENDPFNATAICNTTEINVTDSAWSPSIKISGGLKDLKEKESVSITCSAWTPCPHSPPELTWNLQQDSQKTEKNPDGTFTTKIQETITLSDTHDGSNISCSVRYPVDGGKRNETAETNLPLSVSYAPKDTSASISPSGLVSPGSWVELSCSSRAKPPVRTFTWFRICKDGPVKVSEGQVYGFNFTEGGEFYCVAANDLGNQTSAVIFVDVEGSPQSPTIEIAGDLKDLKEKESVSITCSAWTPCPHSPPELTWNLQQDSQKTEKNPDGTFTTKIQENITLSDTHDGSNISCSVRYPVDGGKRNETAETNLPLSVSYAPKDTSASISPSGLVSAGSWVELSCSSRAKPPVRTFTWFRICKDGPVKVSEGQVYGFNFTEGGEFYCVAANDLGNQTSLNIQLRVEGLPVKVQMLVSILSGIFLLICLIILVWCFKSKRRAPQQTQSQTSEGVVGQNPASDPEEELHYGDVSFFKKRPEASSVSEQDRGQQDTVYAAVRVSSPGHRSGQAADGPEDLYAQVQK; encoded by the exons atgtgtgtgaaaatgatgatCCTGAGTGTCCTCTTTATTTCAG GCACTTTGGCTGCTTGTCCTGATCATAATAAACTGTTCATCACTGCTCCAGAAACCCTGGAGGCTCTGAGTGGATCTTGTTTACACATCCCATGTAGCTTTAgagctaaaaatgaaacagattttgatgttAGAAGACGTGTTGTTGGAGTGTGGATTAAGAATGACCCAAGGTTTGGATCAAATCcaggaaatgttgttttcaacaGCACTAAACCAGATAACATCTATCCAATGAACATCACTGGAAACCTGAGTCAGAAAGACTGCAGCACTTTGTTTTCTGACCTAAACAAGAATCATACAGAGAAATACTTCTTCAGAATTGAGAACGATCCGTTTAACGCAACAGCTATTTGCAATACTACTGAAATAAACGTAACAG ATTCTGCTTGGAGTCCCAGCATTAAGATCTCAGGTGGTCTGAAGGATCTGAAGGAGAAGGAGTCTGTCTCTATAACCTGCTCAGCTTGGACTCCCTGTCCACACTCACCTCCTGAACTCACCTGGAATctccaacaagactctcagaaaacagagaagaaccCAGATGGAACCTTTACAACTAAAATCCAGGAGACCATCACTCTGTCAGACACACATGATGGATCCAACATCAGCTGTTCTGTCAGATATCCTGTGGATGGAGGGAAACGTAACGagacagcagaaacaaatctgCCTCTCAGTGTTTCCT ATGCTCCTAAAGACACCTCAGCATCCATCAGTCCATCAGGTTTGGTGTCACCAGGTAGCTGGGTGGAGCTGAGCTGCTCCAGCAGAGCCAAGCCTCCCGTCAGAACCTTCACCTGGTTCAGGATCTGTAAAGACGGACCTGTTAAAGTTTCTGAGGGGCAGGTTTATGGCTTCAACTTCACTGAGGGAGGAGAGTTTTACTGTGTGGCTGCAAATGATCTGGGTAATCAGACATCAGCAGTGATCTTTGTTGATGTTGAAG GTTCTCCTCAGAGTCCAACAATTGAAATCGCGGGTGATCTGAAGGATCTGAAGGAGAAGGAGTCTGTCTCTATAACCTGCTCAGCTTGGACTCCCTGTCCACACTCACCTCCTGAACTCACCTGGAATctccaacaagactctcagaaaacagagaagaaccCAGATGGAACCTTTACAACTAAAATCCAGGAGAACATCACTCTGTCAGACACACATGATGGATCCAACATCAGCTGTTCTGTCAGATATCCTGTGGATGGAGGGAAACGTAACGagacagcagaaacaaatctgCCTCTCAGTGTTTCCT ATGCTCCTAAAGACACCTCAGCATCCATCAGTCCATCAGGTTTGGTGTCAGCAGGTAGCTGGGTGGAGCTGAGCTGCTCCAGCAGAGCCAAGCCTCCCGTCAGAACCTTCACCTGGTTCAGGATCTGTAAAGACGGACCTGTTAAAGTTTCTGAGGGGCAGGTTTATGGCTTCAACTTCACTGAGGGAGGAGAGTTTTACTGTGTGGCTGCAAATGATCTGGGTAATCAGACATCACTAAATATCCAACTTAGAGTTGaag GTTTGCCAGTTAAAGTCCAGATGTTGGTGTCAATTCTCTCTGGAATCTTTCTGCTCATCTGcttgattattttagtttg GTGCTTCAAGTCCAAACGTCGAGCTCCACAACAGACTCAG AGTCAAACGAGTGAGGGAGTTGTTGGTCAAAACCCAGCCAGTGACCCAGAGGAAGAACTCCATTATGGAGACGTGAGCTTCTTCAAGAAGAGACCTGAAGCTTCCTCCGTCTCAGAGCAGGACAGAGGACAGCAGGACACGGTGTACGCAGCGGTCAGAGTGTCCAGCCCAGGACACCGTTCAGGACAGGCTGCAGACGGTCCAGAGGATCTCTACGCTCAAGTGCAGAAATAA
- the bloc1s5 gene encoding biogenesis of lysosome-related organelles complex 1 subunit 5, producing MDKIAKDMGDIQSRLLDHRPVISAEARYFVREFEEKRGFRESRLLENLNKMVQETNEQMVPTVSEDSSQQLSDVIKRLEAANHMAERVQQRELEAQQGTQLQANMEKLKEDWTEFLKEQQRLKEEVEEEHAKTVGELSIRFSEKKKELAQLSLS from the exons ATGGACAAAATAGCGAAAG ACATGGGGGATATTCAGTCCCGACTGTTGGACCACAGACCTGTCATCAGTGCAGAAGCTCGCTACTTTGTCAGAGAGTTTGAG GAGAAACGAGGCTTTAGGGAGAGCCGACTGCTGGAGAACCTTAATAAAATGGTGCaggaaacaaatgaacaaatggtGCCAACAGTATCTGAAGATAGCAGCCAGCAGCTGTCTGACGTCATTAAACGAT TGGAGGCTGCTAATCACATGGCAGAGAGAGTCCAGCAGAGGGAGCTAGAGGCCcaacag GGCACCCAGCTGCAGGCGAACATGGAGAAGTTAAAGGAGGACTGGACAGAGTTtctgaaggagcagcagaggtTAAAGGAGGAGGTGGAAGAGGAACACGCTAAGACTGTGGGAGAACTCAGCATTCGGTTCAGTGAAAAGAAGAAGGAGTTGGCTCAGTTGTCACTCAGCTGA
- the LOC108243997 gene encoding sialoadhesin isoform X2, with translation MCVKMMILSVLFISGTLAACPDHNKLFITAPETLEALSGSCLHIPCSFRAKNETDFDVRRRVVGVWIKNDPRFGSNPGNVVFNSTKPDNIYPMNITGNLSQKDCSTLFSDLNKNHTEKYFFRIENDPFNATAICNTTEINVTDSAWSPSIKISGGLKDLKEKESVSITCSAWTPCPHSPPELTWNLQQDSQKTEKNPDGTFTTKIQETITLSDTHDGSNISCSVRYPVDGGKRNETAETNLPLSVSYAPKDTSASISPSGLVSPGSWVELSCSSRAKPPVRTFTWFRICKDGPVKVSEGQVYGFNFTEGGEFYCVAANDLGNQTSAVIFVDVEDDSKDTSASICPSDNEAFRLRVLLALKILGIVTLCSSIIIFECCFRFFTKPKKEPEEAIYVNTVMETQAS, from the exons atgtgtgtgaaaatgatgatCCTGAGTGTCCTCTTTATTTCAG GCACTTTGGCTGCTTGTCCTGATCATAATAAACTGTTCATCACTGCTCCAGAAACCCTGGAGGCTCTGAGTGGATCTTGTTTACACATCCCATGTAGCTTTAgagctaaaaatgaaacagattttgatgttAGAAGACGTGTTGTTGGAGTGTGGATTAAGAATGACCCAAGGTTTGGATCAAATCcaggaaatgttgttttcaacaGCACTAAACCAGATAACATCTATCCAATGAACATCACTGGAAACCTGAGTCAGAAAGACTGCAGCACTTTGTTTTCTGACCTAAACAAGAATCATACAGAGAAATACTTCTTCAGAATTGAGAACGATCCGTTTAACGCAACAGCTATTTGCAATACTACTGAAATAAACGTAACAG ATTCTGCTTGGAGTCCCAGCATTAAGATCTCAGGTGGTCTGAAGGATCTGAAGGAGAAGGAGTCTGTCTCTATAACCTGCTCAGCTTGGACTCCCTGTCCACACTCACCTCCTGAACTCACCTGGAATctccaacaagactctcagaaaacagagaagaaccCAGATGGAACCTTTACAACTAAAATCCAGGAGACCATCACTCTGTCAGACACACATGATGGATCCAACATCAGCTGTTCTGTCAGATATCCTGTGGATGGAGGGAAACGTAACGagacagcagaaacaaatctgCCTCTCAGTGTTTCCT ATGCTCCTAAAGACACCTCAGCATCCATCAGTCCATCAGGTTTGGTGTCACCAGGTAGCTGGGTGGAGCTGAGCTGCTCCAGCAGAGCCAAGCCTCCCGTCAGAACCTTCACCTGGTTCAGGATCTGTAAAGACGGACCTGTTAAAGTTTCTGAGGGGCAGGTTTATGGCTTCAACTTCACTGAGGGAGGAGAGTTTTACTGTGTGGCTGCAAATGATCTGGGTAATCAGACATCAGCAGTGATCTTTGTTGATGTTGAAG ATGACTCCAAAGACACCTCagcatccatctgtccatcag ATAACGAAGCGTTTCGGCTCCGTGTTCTACTCGCGCTGAAGATCCTGGGGATTGTAACGCTCTGCAGTTCCATCATCATCTTTGAGTG ctgctttagaTTCTTCACCAAACCAAAGAAG gAGCCAGAGGAGGCGATCTATGTCAACACTGTGATGGAGACTCAGGCATCCTGA